One window from the genome of Streptomyces sp. WZ-12 encodes:
- a CDS encoding alpha/beta hydrolase family protein: MKPRIPTPRATGALAAALLAAGTLGATTPAHATGRTVHLHGTLASGATYVLDAPAHWNGTLLLFSHGYRAAGSSNPAEDASDARTARLLLAEGYALAGSSYATTGWAVAQAVPDQLATFDAFTARIGRAQRTIAWGQSYGGLVTTALAERHPDRLDGSLSTCGLVQGGVANWNSTLDPVFALKTLLAPGSRIPLTRLGSQANARAAARALTGAVTRAQRSATGRARIALAAALHNIPGWNDPAQTRPAPTDYTAQQANQYQAMTGLLAMPAFSWRREAEHRAGGSPSWNTGVNYAALLRRSADYPEVKALYKAAGRSLAHDLATLNKAPRLHADPSAVAYLTRNIAFTGRLRKPQLDIHTAGDPLIPVQSESAYRRAVSAAGTTRLLRQAYVDNAGHCTFTPAERAAALHAVDRRITTGHWGGTGPAALNTAAHRLDPTTAARYIAFRPGPYPRPFDLAHHHRTNTRRVNDN, encoded by the coding sequence GTGAAACCCCGCATCCCCACCCCACGCGCCACCGGTGCCCTGGCCGCCGCCCTGCTCGCCGCCGGCACCCTCGGCGCCACCACCCCCGCGCACGCCACCGGTCGGACCGTCCACCTCCACGGCACGCTGGCCTCCGGCGCCACCTACGTGCTCGACGCACCGGCCCACTGGAACGGCACCCTCCTGCTCTTCAGCCACGGCTACCGCGCGGCGGGCTCCTCGAACCCCGCCGAGGACGCCTCCGACGCCCGCACCGCACGACTGCTCCTCGCCGAGGGATACGCGCTCGCCGGATCCTCGTACGCCACCACCGGATGGGCCGTGGCGCAGGCCGTCCCCGACCAACTCGCCACCTTCGACGCCTTCACCGCGCGCATCGGCCGGGCCCAACGCACCATCGCCTGGGGCCAGTCCTACGGCGGACTGGTGACCACCGCCCTCGCCGAACGCCACCCCGACCGCCTCGACGGCTCACTGTCGACCTGCGGCCTCGTCCAGGGCGGCGTCGCCAACTGGAACTCCACCCTCGACCCGGTCTTCGCCCTCAAGACCCTCCTCGCCCCCGGCTCGCGCATCCCCCTGACCCGCCTCGGCAGCCAGGCCAACGCCCGCGCCGCCGCCCGCGCGCTCACCGGCGCCGTCACCCGGGCACAGCGCAGCGCCACCGGCCGGGCCCGCATCGCGCTCGCCGCCGCCCTGCACAACATCCCCGGCTGGAACGACCCCGCCCAGACCCGCCCGGCCCCCACCGACTACACCGCCCAACAGGCCAACCAGTACCAGGCGATGACCGGCCTACTGGCGATGCCCGCGTTCTCCTGGCGCCGGGAAGCCGAACACCGCGCCGGTGGCTCCCCCTCCTGGAACACCGGGGTGAACTACGCCGCCCTGCTCCGCCGCTCCGCCGACTACCCAGAGGTCAAGGCCCTCTACAAGGCCGCCGGACGGTCCCTCGCCCACGACCTCGCCACACTCAACAAGGCCCCCAGGCTCCACGCCGACCCCTCCGCCGTCGCCTACCTCACCCGGAACATCGCCTTCACCGGCCGCCTCCGCAAGCCCCAACTGGACATCCACACCGCGGGCGACCCCCTCATCCCCGTACAGTCCGAAAGTGCCTACCGGCGCGCGGTGTCCGCCGCCGGCACCACGCGCCTGCTCCGCCAGGCGTACGTGGACAACGCCGGCCACTGCACCTTCACCCCCGCCGAACGGGCCGCCGCCCTGCACGCCGTCGACCGCCGGATCACCACCGGCCACTGGGGCGGCACCGGCCCCGCCGCGCTCAACACCGCGGCCCACCGCCTCGACCCCACCACCGCGGCCCGCTACATCGCCTTCCGCCCGGGCCCCTACCCTCGCCCCTTCGACCTCGCCCACCACCACCGCACCAACACCCGCCGTGTGAACGACAATTGA
- a CDS encoding amidohydrolase family protein gives MTGIDVAALTAIDVHTHCEVSADGRASLPAELHAASGAYFKVTGDRKPTLAETAAYYRERRMAAVVFTVDAEHATGTAPVPNEEVAEAAAAHPDVLIPFASVDPFRGRAGIRRARRLVEEHGVRGFKFHPSIQGFYPNDRLAYGLYEVIEETGCIALFHTGQTGIGAGLPGGGGIRLKYSNPLHVDDVAADFPHLKIILAHPSFPWQDEALAVATHKPGVHIDLSGWSPKYFPPQLVRYANSLLQDKVLFGSDYPVLTPDRWLADFADLPIKDEVRPKILKTNAARLLGLTGAGS, from the coding sequence ATGACCGGCATCGACGTGGCCGCCCTGACGGCCATCGACGTCCACACCCACTGCGAGGTCTCGGCGGACGGACGGGCCTCGCTGCCCGCGGAGTTGCACGCCGCCTCCGGCGCGTACTTCAAGGTCACCGGGGACCGGAAACCGACGCTGGCGGAGACCGCCGCCTACTACCGCGAGCGGCGGATGGCCGCGGTGGTCTTCACGGTGGACGCCGAACACGCCACCGGGACCGCGCCGGTGCCCAACGAGGAGGTGGCCGAGGCCGCCGCCGCCCATCCCGACGTGCTGATCCCGTTCGCCTCCGTCGATCCGTTCCGGGGCCGCGCCGGCATCCGGCGGGCCCGCCGCCTGGTCGAGGAACACGGCGTCCGCGGCTTCAAGTTCCACCCCAGCATCCAGGGCTTCTACCCCAACGACCGGCTGGCGTACGGGCTGTACGAGGTGATCGAGGAGACCGGCTGCATCGCGCTGTTCCACACCGGCCAGACCGGCATCGGCGCCGGCCTCCCGGGCGGCGGCGGAATCCGGCTGAAGTACTCCAACCCGCTGCACGTGGACGACGTCGCCGCCGACTTCCCGCACCTGAAGATCATCCTGGCCCATCCGTCGTTCCCGTGGCAGGACGAGGCGCTGGCCGTGGCCACCCACAAGCCGGGCGTGCACATCGACCTCTCCGGCTGGTCCCCGAAGTACTTCCCGCCCCAACTCGTGCGCTACGCCAACTCCCTCCTCCAGGACAAGGTCCTCTTCGGCTCCGACTACCCCGTGCTGACCCCCGACCGCTGGCTCGCCGACTTCGCCGACCTCCCGATCAAGGACGAGGTCCGCCCCAAGATCCTCAAGACCAACGCCGCCCGGCTGCTGGGACTGACCGGCGCCGGCTCCTGA
- a CDS encoding MarR family winged helix-turn-helix transcriptional regulator, which translates to MRGLHSDTGYLLYRLGLRSGQMFNAALQESGVRLRHYALLRYLATAEGALQRELSTRLGYDPSAIVGLVDDLEGLGFVERRPAPTDRRSRLIVLTEDGRAFLRDTDRMSRHVTEQLLAPLSEAERTALHGLLLRASEPDPS; encoded by the coding sequence ATGCGCGGCCTGCACTCCGACACCGGCTACCTCCTCTACCGACTCGGCCTGCGCTCCGGACAGATGTTCAACGCCGCCCTCCAGGAATCCGGGGTGCGGCTGCGCCACTACGCGCTGCTGCGCTACCTCGCCACCGCCGAGGGCGCCCTGCAACGGGAGTTGAGCACCCGCCTCGGCTACGACCCCAGCGCCATCGTCGGCCTCGTCGACGACCTCGAAGGGCTCGGCTTCGTCGAGCGACGCCCGGCACCCACCGACCGGCGCAGCCGCCTCATCGTCCTCACCGAAGACGGCCGCGCCTTCCTGCGCGACACCGACCGGATGAGCCGCCACGTCACCGAGCAACTGCTCGCACCGCTCTCCGAAGCCGAACGCACCGCGCTGCACGGGTTGTTGCTGCGCGCCTCGGAGCCCGACCCTTCCTGA
- the menE gene encoding o-succinylbenzoate--CoA ligase, which translates to MRNDGLGSWPARRARKTPHRTALMHRSTTLSYAELHERTTRLAHALRTAGLRRGDRIAYLGPNHPSFLEALFAAGLLGAVFVPLNTRLAAPELAYQIRDSGAAALLHSPACAPLADAVRADAGPRTVLPAGGPAYEALLAAAPTAPVDEPVTHDDIALLMYTSGTTGRPKGAMLTHGNLTWNALNVLVDLDLLADETALVSAPLFHTAGLNMLTLPVLLKGGRCLLVDSFDPGDTLDQIERHRITYMFGVPTMFDRIARHRRWAAADLSSLRLLNCGGSPVPTPLIDAYQERGLTFLQGYGMTEAAPGTLFLDAEHAVAKAGSAGVPHFFTEVRVVRSDGLSSVDVGETGEVVVRGPHVMRGYWGLPEETTAAFADGWFRSGDAARIDADGYLTIVDRIKDVIISGGENIYPAEVENALLARPDIAECAVIGVPDDDWGEVPLAVVVPRPGTAPRADGLLASLRGRLAPYKIPKSVVLVDALPRTGSGKVRKDQLRAEHGRQHGTA; encoded by the coding sequence ATGCGCAACGACGGACTGGGGTCCTGGCCCGCCCGCCGGGCCCGCAAGACCCCGCACCGCACCGCCCTGATGCACCGGTCCACCACCCTCAGCTACGCCGAACTCCACGAGCGCACCACCCGACTCGCGCACGCCCTGCGGACCGCCGGCCTCCGCCGCGGCGACCGCATCGCCTATCTCGGCCCCAACCACCCCTCCTTCCTGGAGGCCCTGTTCGCCGCCGGCCTCCTCGGCGCGGTCTTCGTCCCGCTCAACACCCGCCTGGCCGCGCCCGAACTCGCCTACCAGATAAGGGACTCCGGCGCCGCCGCCCTGCTGCACTCCCCCGCCTGCGCGCCCCTGGCCGACGCGGTGCGCGCCGACGCCGGCCCACGGACCGTCCTCCCGGCCGGCGGCCCCGCCTACGAGGCGCTGCTCGCCGCCGCCCCCACCGCGCCCGTCGACGAGCCGGTCACCCACGACGACATCGCGCTCCTCATGTACACCTCCGGCACGACCGGCCGCCCCAAGGGCGCGATGCTCACCCACGGCAACCTCACCTGGAACGCCCTCAACGTCCTGGTGGACCTCGATCTGCTCGCCGACGAGACCGCGTTGGTCTCCGCACCGCTCTTCCACACCGCCGGCCTCAACATGCTCACCCTGCCCGTCCTCCTCAAGGGCGGCCGCTGCCTGCTCGTCGACTCCTTCGACCCCGGCGACACCCTCGACCAGATCGAACGCCACCGCATCACCTACATGTTCGGCGTGCCGACCATGTTCGACCGCATTGCCCGACACCGCCGTTGGGCGGCCGCCGACCTGTCCAGCCTCCGCCTGCTCAACTGCGGCGGCTCCCCCGTACCCACCCCGCTCATCGACGCCTACCAGGAACGCGGCCTGACCTTCCTCCAGGGGTACGGCATGACCGAGGCGGCGCCCGGCACGCTCTTCCTGGACGCCGAACACGCCGTGGCCAAGGCGGGATCGGCGGGGGTGCCGCACTTCTTCACCGAGGTGCGCGTCGTCCGGAGCGACGGCCTGAGCTCCGTCGACGTAGGGGAGACCGGCGAGGTGGTGGTCCGCGGCCCGCACGTCATGCGCGGCTACTGGGGGCTGCCGGAGGAGACCACGGCAGCCTTCGCCGACGGCTGGTTCCGCAGCGGCGACGCCGCCCGGATCGACGCCGACGGCTACCTCACCATCGTCGACCGCATCAAGGACGTGATCATCTCCGGCGGCGAGAACATCTACCCGGCCGAGGTGGAGAACGCCCTGCTCGCCCGGCCCGACATCGCCGAGTGCGCCGTCATCGGCGTCCCCGACGACGACTGGGGCGAGGTCCCGCTGGCGGTCGTCGTCCCCCGCCCCGGCACCGCGCCCCGGGCCGACGGCCTCCTGGCGTCCCTGCGCGGCCGCCTCGCCCCGTACAAGATCCCCAAGTCCGTCGTACTGGTGGACGCGCTCCCCCGCACCGGCTCCGGAAAGGTCCGCAAGGACCAACTCCGCGCGGAACACGGCCGCCAGCACGGCACCGCCTGA
- a CDS encoding LodA/GoxA family CTQ-dependent oxidase, translating to MDQQIVQVRIHPAIGIARVGNSDATPFIGPESPDQPPLELGSYKDGNGKIIKQAARFRLYGYNAAGDVVRELKLGEEGVTDIKWTAHLANKKAAWYQFHCPLDIPEAAKLSDAQRSRRNASVKGADRKKLVIDSGVKALVAGEKDLVVFDGEIMTKRVRLGAAHVDGDGRLVVAGGDGASGSYTDPPGEITGVANNDTWYDNTSDGPITAQVTLGGVTISATPAWVVVGPPHYAPGVKTIRTVYDLLYDVFATEKTLDRVVQVSYPEDIEPLLVRFCELQWVNHGFATQFGWKGPHHFDDPEMRRRLNDPGETSRDLRRQIYQQMRDYDRDGMSPVPWPWLYGDAMTGGKATSVREHLTLSPTQDWMLAQWSEGRFAPGPRRTTYPDVDQAPAARQPGLLDQAALDNCAADAFHPGSEITWPIRHKTMYSEPFRILHRSPDQPERDYGDVLKDVDLYSKDGPLYAQGPGDLTRWMAAPWQCDTASCRMGYAERSGLGARYSPFVPTFWPAQMPNHVLTEKDFKTVNTKPTGDDSAREKAFENRAVWLRGLPGVEMNKQREKMIEIWWQFGIVEPREYTVGDGKFPKYLQVESQPGYGSVPDHANLINIQVPEAGIPQRAAAAGTWRGATSAEEVERSLVQQAVEEAKELTGYGDEEIAAGYLEKLDPFHDAP from the coding sequence ATGGATCAGCAGATCGTTCAGGTGAGGATTCACCCTGCCATCGGCATAGCCCGGGTCGGCAACAGCGACGCAACGCCCTTCATCGGCCCGGAGTCGCCGGACCAGCCGCCGCTGGAGCTGGGCTCGTACAAGGACGGCAACGGCAAGATCATCAAGCAGGCGGCCCGCTTCCGGCTCTACGGCTACAACGCGGCCGGTGACGTCGTCCGGGAACTGAAGCTGGGCGAAGAAGGCGTCACCGACATCAAGTGGACGGCTCATCTAGCCAACAAGAAAGCCGCCTGGTACCAGTTCCACTGCCCGCTCGACATCCCCGAGGCCGCCAAACTGTCGGACGCCCAGCGGAGCCGGCGGAACGCCTCCGTCAAGGGCGCCGACCGCAAGAAACTGGTCATCGACTCGGGCGTCAAGGCCCTCGTGGCCGGCGAGAAGGATCTCGTCGTCTTCGACGGCGAGATCATGACCAAGAGGGTCCGCCTGGGCGCAGCGCACGTCGATGGCGACGGCCGCCTCGTCGTCGCCGGCGGGGACGGCGCATCGGGCTCCTACACCGACCCGCCCGGCGAGATCACCGGTGTCGCCAACAACGACACCTGGTACGACAACACCTCCGACGGCCCGATCACCGCCCAAGTCACCCTCGGCGGCGTCACCATCAGCGCGACGCCGGCCTGGGTCGTGGTCGGTCCGCCGCACTACGCGCCCGGCGTCAAGACCATCCGCACCGTCTACGACCTGCTGTACGACGTCTTCGCGACCGAGAAGACGCTGGACAGGGTGGTGCAGGTCTCCTATCCCGAGGACATCGAGCCGCTGCTGGTCCGGTTCTGCGAACTGCAATGGGTCAACCACGGCTTCGCCACCCAGTTCGGCTGGAAGGGCCCGCACCACTTCGACGACCCGGAGATGCGCAGGCGGCTCAACGACCCCGGGGAGACCAGCCGCGACCTGCGTCGCCAGATCTACCAGCAGATGCGCGACTACGACCGGGACGGGATGTCGCCCGTTCCCTGGCCGTGGCTGTACGGCGACGCCATGACGGGCGGCAAGGCCACCTCGGTCCGGGAACACCTGACCCTGTCCCCCACACAGGACTGGATGCTGGCCCAATGGTCCGAAGGCCGCTTCGCCCCCGGCCCGCGCCGGACCACATACCCCGACGTGGACCAGGCCCCCGCCGCCCGACAGCCCGGTCTGCTGGACCAGGCCGCGCTGGACAACTGCGCCGCCGACGCCTTCCACCCGGGCAGCGAGATCACCTGGCCGATCCGCCACAAGACCATGTACTCCGAGCCGTTCCGCATCCTGCACCGCAGCCCGGACCAGCCCGAACGCGACTACGGCGACGTACTCAAGGACGTGGACCTGTACAGCAAGGACGGGCCGCTCTACGCCCAGGGCCCCGGTGACCTCACGCGCTGGATGGCCGCCCCCTGGCAGTGCGACACCGCGAGCTGCCGCATGGGATACGCGGAGCGATCCGGACTCGGCGCCCGCTACAGCCCCTTCGTGCCGACCTTCTGGCCCGCCCAGATGCCCAACCACGTGCTGACGGAGAAGGACTTCAAGACCGTCAACACCAAGCCGACCGGCGACGACAGCGCCCGCGAGAAGGCGTTCGAGAACCGGGCGGTGTGGCTGCGCGGGCTTCCTGGCGTGGAGATGAACAAGCAGCGCGAGAAGATGATCGAGATCTGGTGGCAGTTCGGCATCGTCGAGCCGCGCGAATACACCGTCGGCGACGGCAAGTTCCCGAAGTATCTGCAAGTCGAGTCCCAACCCGGCTACGGGTCGGTTCCCGACCACGCCAACCTCATCAACATCCAGGTTCCCGAGGCGGGTATTCCCCAGCGCGCCGCGGCGGCCGGCACCTGGCGCGGTGCCACCTCCGCGGAGGAGGTCGAGAGGTCGCTCGTCCAGCAGGCGGTCGAGGAGGCCAAGGAACTCACCGGCTACGGCGACGAGGAAATCGCCGCCGGCTACCTGGAGAAGCTCGACCCCTTCCACGACGCCCCGTGA
- a CDS encoding cytochrome P450 yields the protein MSHDNGGPALGYPLTAPNALAAPEEWGELRASCPVAPVTLPSGDRAALLTRYADVKQVLADPRCTRQLDAEGAARISADDTGGVFNSEMAASLNGAGQQRWRRMLTKWFTAKRMAALRPTIEAMAERLVDEMIAHGHPADLKAAVGFPLPVWVICDLLGVPAADRDRFSRWSDMLLNLTRYDQREIATAQRNFHAYMTAHLETRRRDPGEDLLSSLLTATDADGGRLTDDQLAATGQALLIAGHETTANMIGKMMALLLADRRRWEQLVADRSLVRTAVEEVLRFDANAGFGMPRYVTDDIEVAGTVLARGTTLVCSMAAANRDEETFAGADAMSLDRSPNPHLAFGSGPHSCLGQSLARTELQVVLDVLLHRLPTLELAVPAGELRRIEGLVVGGLREVPVRW from the coding sequence GTGAGCCACGACAACGGCGGCCCCGCACTGGGCTATCCGCTCACGGCACCGAACGCGTTGGCGGCGCCCGAGGAGTGGGGTGAGCTGCGCGCCTCGTGCCCGGTGGCCCCCGTGACCCTCCCCAGCGGCGACCGCGCCGCGCTGCTGACCCGCTACGCCGACGTCAAGCAGGTGCTCGCCGACCCGCGTTGCACCCGCCAGTTGGACGCCGAGGGCGCCGCCCGCATCTCCGCCGACGACACCGGCGGCGTCTTCAACAGCGAGATGGCCGCGTCCCTCAACGGCGCGGGCCAGCAACGGTGGCGGCGGATGCTGACCAAGTGGTTCACCGCCAAGCGGATGGCCGCGCTGCGCCCGACGATCGAGGCCATGGCCGAGCGGCTCGTCGACGAGATGATCGCGCACGGCCACCCGGCGGACCTCAAGGCCGCCGTCGGCTTCCCGCTGCCGGTCTGGGTCATCTGCGACCTGCTCGGCGTCCCCGCAGCCGACCGCGACCGGTTCTCCCGCTGGTCCGACATGCTGCTGAACCTCACCCGCTACGACCAGCGCGAAATAGCCACCGCCCAGCGGAACTTCCACGCCTACATGACCGCGCACCTGGAGACCCGGCGTCGCGATCCGGGCGAGGACCTGCTCAGCTCCCTGCTCACCGCGACCGACGCCGACGGCGGCCGACTGACCGACGACCAACTCGCCGCCACCGGCCAGGCACTGCTGATCGCCGGCCACGAGACCACCGCCAACATGATCGGCAAGATGATGGCGCTGCTGCTCGCCGACCGGCGCCGCTGGGAGCAACTGGTCGCCGACCGCTCGCTGGTGCGCACCGCCGTGGAGGAGGTCCTGCGGTTCGACGCCAACGCCGGCTTCGGCATGCCCCGTTACGTCACCGACGACATCGAGGTCGCCGGCACCGTCCTGGCCCGCGGCACGACCCTGGTGTGCAGCATGGCCGCCGCCAACCGCGACGAGGAGACGTTCGCCGGCGCCGACGCGATGAGCCTGGACCGCAGCCCCAACCCCCACCTCGCCTTCGGCTCCGGCCCGCACTCCTGCCTGGGCCAGTCACTGGCCCGCACCGAACTCCAGGTCGTCCTCGACGTGCTGCTGCACCGCCTCCCCACCCTCGAACTCGCCGTTCCCGCCGGGGAGTTGCGACGCATCGAGGGACTGGTCGTCGGCGGCCTGCGGGAAGTTCCGGTCCGGTGGTGA
- a CDS encoding NAD(P)/FAD-dependent oxidoreductase, whose protein sequence is MTPAPVYDVLIAGGGPAGCAAALTLARAGRRVLLADAGTGPPKVGEALVSVARLLLTDLGVDRTVLDTGHLPCHGNLSAWGSSQLHAVDALRDPYGHGWHLDRALFDRRLRKAARTAGAEVVERTAVRRPARQPDGTWRVPLCDRAGRGAERTVHCRWLIDATGRGAALAVHAGARRLTADRLTALHLLLDPAPDATTDGRLLVESDQDGWWYTAPLPSRQRLVAYFTDPDLPLAAAGGAEGFHDRLLATRHISRRTRPHARPPHPPRRAPAHTAHLDRVHGDGWTAAGDAAAAFDPLSSQGILTALYTGLSAGEAVDARLSGDPTALAGYAEKVATARAAYEYGHRAVHAQETRWADRPFWARRHRNPNPTKTKGSYRT, encoded by the coding sequence GTGACACCGGCACCCGTCTACGACGTGCTGATCGCCGGCGGCGGACCGGCCGGTTGCGCCGCCGCGCTCACGCTGGCACGGGCGGGCCGCCGGGTGCTGTTGGCCGACGCCGGCACCGGACCGCCCAAGGTCGGCGAGGCGCTGGTCTCCGTCGCGCGACTGCTGCTGACCGACCTCGGCGTGGACCGCACCGTCCTGGACACCGGACACCTGCCCTGCCACGGAAACCTCTCCGCCTGGGGCTCGTCCCAACTCCACGCGGTGGACGCGCTCCGCGACCCCTACGGCCACGGCTGGCACCTGGACCGCGCGCTCTTCGACCGGAGGCTGCGTAAGGCCGCCCGCACCGCGGGCGCCGAGGTCGTCGAACGCACCGCCGTCCGACGCCCGGCCCGGCAACCGGACGGCACCTGGCGGGTCCCCTTGTGCGACCGCGCCGGCCGGGGCGCCGAACGCACCGTCCACTGCCGGTGGTTGATCGACGCCACCGGGCGGGGCGCCGCGCTCGCCGTCCACGCCGGCGCCCGCCGGCTGACCGCCGACCGGCTGACCGCCCTCCACCTCCTCCTCGACCCGGCCCCGGACGCCACCACCGACGGCCGCTTGCTGGTCGAGTCCGACCAGGACGGCTGGTGGTACACCGCCCCGCTGCCCTCCCGGCAGCGCCTGGTCGCCTACTTCACCGACCCCGACCTGCCCCTCGCCGCCGCCGGCGGCGCCGAGGGGTTCCACGACCGGCTGCTGGCCACCCGCCACATCTCCCGCCGGACGCGCCCGCACGCTCGCCCGCCCCACCCACCCCGCCGCGCCCCCGCGCACACCGCCCACCTGGACCGGGTGCACGGAGACGGCTGGACGGCCGCCGGTGACGCGGCCGCCGCCTTCGACCCGCTCAGCTCCCAGGGCATCCTCACCGCCCTCTACACCGGACTGAGCGCGGGCGAGGCGGTCGACGCCCGGCTGTCCGGCGACCCCACGGCGCTGGCCGGCTACGCGGAGAAGGTCGCCACCGCCCGTGCCGCCTACGAGTACGGCCACCGCGCCGTACACGCCCAGGAGACCCGATGGGCCGACCGCCCCTTCTGGGCCCGGCGGCACCGCAACCCCAACCCCACGAAAACGAAAGGCAGTTACCGCACATGA
- a CDS encoding TetR/AcrR family transcriptional regulator codes for MSLKAARSAGTREAILTAAERLFAEHGVSAVSNRQISEAAGQGNNAAVGYHFGAKTELIRAVVRRHAEPIDALRQRMLARTGASREVRDWVACLVRPGAQHLAELGGPTWYARFAAQLMTDPVLRELMIDEAFGPSLAHTLDGLNRCLPDLPPPVRLQRGDMARHLMVHALAERERALADGATVGHADWGTYADGLVDALSGLWLAPVTIAP; via the coding sequence ATGTCCCTCAAAGCCGCCCGCTCCGCGGGGACCCGGGAGGCCATCCTCACCGCGGCGGAGCGCCTGTTCGCCGAGCACGGCGTGTCCGCCGTCTCCAACCGCCAGATCAGCGAGGCCGCCGGCCAGGGCAACAACGCCGCCGTCGGCTACCACTTCGGCGCCAAGACCGAGCTGATCCGGGCCGTCGTCCGCCGCCACGCCGAGCCGATCGACGCCCTGCGCCAACGCATGCTCGCCCGCACCGGCGCGTCCCGCGAAGTGCGTGACTGGGTGGCCTGCCTGGTGCGACCGGGTGCCCAACACCTGGCGGAGCTGGGCGGCCCCACCTGGTACGCGCGGTTCGCCGCCCAACTGATGACCGACCCGGTGCTCCGCGAGCTGATGATCGACGAGGCGTTCGGCCCGTCCCTCGCCCACACCCTCGACGGCCTCAACCGCTGCCTGCCCGACCTCCCGCCGCCGGTACGCCTCCAACGCGGCGACATGGCACGCCACTTGATGGTGCACGCCCTCGCCGAACGCGAACGAGCCCTGGCTGACGGAGCCACCGTCGGCCACGCCGACTGGGGCACCTACGCGGACGGACTTGTCGACGCCCTGAGCGGCCTGTGGCTGGCGCCGGTGACGATCGCCCCGTGA
- a CDS encoding SDR family NAD(P)-dependent oxidoreductase produces MAHPSPIDLTGKVAVVTGSGRGLGLAYATALAAAGAAVVVNDVDEAAAERAVAAVTAAGGTAVAETVPVGTAEAADRLVARAVHAFGRLDVLVTNAGILRDRMLWKMTDDDFDAVVTTHLRGTFTCARAAAVHLRAQGRGGSLVLVGSPAGQRGNLGQTNYAAAKAGIAAMARTWSMELARAGITVNAIVPVAATAMTRTLPAFAPHVEAMEHGAPLPGALRKGEGFGTPEDCAALVPFLASDAARGITGQCIGIGGDKLTLWSHPQEVATAYADGGWTPQALATAWHTSVGRAAQTVGIPAPDLTEAR; encoded by the coding sequence ATGGCACACCCCTCCCCCATCGATCTCACCGGCAAGGTCGCCGTGGTCACCGGCTCCGGCCGCGGGCTCGGCCTGGCCTACGCCACCGCCCTGGCCGCCGCGGGCGCCGCGGTCGTCGTCAACGACGTCGACGAGGCGGCCGCCGAACGGGCCGTGGCCGCCGTCACCGCGGCCGGCGGAACGGCGGTCGCCGAGACCGTCCCGGTCGGCACCGCCGAGGCCGCCGACCGGCTCGTCGCCCGCGCCGTGCACGCCTTCGGCCGCCTGGACGTACTGGTCACCAACGCCGGGATCCTGCGCGACCGGATGCTGTGGAAGATGACCGACGACGACTTCGACGCCGTCGTCACCACGCATCTGCGGGGCACCTTCACCTGCGCCCGGGCCGCCGCGGTCCACCTGCGGGCCCAGGGGCGGGGCGGCAGCCTGGTGCTGGTCGGCTCGCCCGCGGGCCAGCGCGGCAACCTCGGCCAGACCAACTACGCGGCGGCCAAGGCCGGTATCGCGGCCATGGCCCGCACCTGGTCCATGGAGTTGGCCAGGGCCGGCATCACGGTCAATGCGATCGTGCCGGTCGCCGCGACCGCCATGACCCGGACCCTTCCCGCCTTCGCCCCCCACGTCGAGGCGATGGAGCACGGCGCTCCGCTGCCGGGCGCGCTGCGCAAGGGCGAGGGGTTCGGCACCCCCGAGGACTGCGCCGCGCTGGTGCCCTTCCTCGCCTCCGACGCGGCCCGCGGGATCACCGGCCAGTGCATCGGCATCGGCGGCGACAAGCTCACCCTGTGGTCGCACCCCCAGGAGGTCGCCACCGCCTACGCCGACGGCGGCTGGACCCCGCAGGCGCTCGCCACCGCCTGGCACACCTCGGTCGGCCGCGCCGCACAGACCGTCGGCATCCCCGCCCCCGACCTCACGGAGGCCCGATGA